Within Coffea arabica cultivar ET-39 chromosome 4e, Coffea Arabica ET-39 HiFi, whole genome shotgun sequence, the genomic segment ATGGAGTGTGACTGCAGGAGCTGGAGACTGCAGTGGACTTTGCATCATCGAAATGAGTATTCAGAATACATAAATTCCGCATACTTTGATCCAACGTACATTTGCATGCAGAAAGCGAAATTTTTAGTTTGAGCCGAATATAGCATTGTAAGTTCCAACCCTTCAACAATTTATTCACCAATTTACTCGCGCAGTCGGGCTGCCTCTTTACTTCCTCGCTCACTGCCACCATGCTAATAAtgctaatttttttattaaaaaaaaaaaaaaattcctgtaCTTATCACAATTATTTTAGTTGGGTAACATGTCATTGTCGGCAATGCTTGCTAAtgctaattttttattaaaaaaattattagcatGAGGACACAATTATCACAATCATTAACAGTACTTATCACAATTATTTTCATCGGGTAACTTGTCGGCAATGCTTGCCGTAAATAGATTTTGGCAGAAGGCAGGAAGGACACAAAGGCATACAGGATTGCGAGCATgggaaattcatgcattaatCAGCTCCGTTTCTTGATTTTCCTGATTGCTAGTCTCGCCGGCGCGTACCAATCCTATGGCTTTCACCACCTTTCTCCCAAACCAAGAGTTCCTCTGTTCGTCTTTGGCGATTCACTTTACGATCCAGGCAACAACAACTACATTAACACCACCCCCGATTTCCTGGCCAATTTTTTGCCGTATGGAGAAACTTTTTTCGAATTCGCAACCGGGAGATTTTCCGACGGCCGTCTCATTCCCGATTTTATTGGTCAGGACCCAAAGGATCTTTAGCAACACTTCATCGATCTTACCTTTGTCGTCTTACGTTTTCTCTCTGTATTGCAGCTAAATATGCAAAGCTACCATTAATTCCACCCTACTTCCAGAGTAGCTATCGTCAATTCGTTTATGGGGTGAATTTTGCATCTGGAGGTGGAGGAGCTCTTGTTGAAACCCATGAGGGCAAGGTAATTCATGCAGTAGCTGTCATTGTACTAATTAAGCTTCTCTtcgtgtgattttttttttggttatgctgttttttatttttattttttatttgttgcccttcccttctccttgaaaaaGAGAAATAATGGACTATCAGAATCAAAGGTAATCTTAACGGGGGAAAGCAACTAGTTAAAATTGAGTCGCTGAGGGTTAATTTTCTTGTTTCGGTTTTTCGATGTTCAAAAAACACTACTCTTTAAATGGAAATTCAAGAGTATGTTTGGTTTCTAAAGGGCTATTAATTGATTTGAAATTCAAGAAGTGTTAGTACATCTTAATTAGAGCGTACAGTATGATGCTTTGATCATGTTGCAGGCAATTGACCTAAAAACGCAGTTGAGGTATTTTAAGAATGTTGAGAAGCAGTTGAGGAGGGAGCTAGGTAAAGAAGGAACGGACCAATTGCTCGCCAATGCTGTATACATGTTTAGTATAGGAGGCAATGATTTATTGGCCCCAAATCCCATATTTAGCAGCTTTTCTACCGAAGAATATGTTGGAATCATTGTTGGAAACTTCACAGAAGTTCTAAAGGTAACAAGATCATAATGttaattctcattgcttatttCTCGGAATTCTTGTATCAAGATGATGTAAATATCATGACAGGAAGTTTATAAGGCGGGAGggagaaaatttggatttcttaGCTTGTTGCCTTTGGGATGTCTGCCGTATGTTAGAGCTCACAATGCAGAGGGCAACGGGGAGACGTGCGTGAAAGACCTCACGGACTTGGCGAAATCATACAATGCGGCACTTGCTCAGAAATTCAAGCAGCTACGGAAGCAGCTCAAAGGATTTATCTACTCAAATTTCGATTTCTTTAATGCAGTTACCCAAAGACTTTCTAATCCGTCAAAGTATGGTAATGTCAGGTCGCCATTCACTATATATATCTACATATATTCTGTGGCGTTTACCTGTTTTGCTAATTTGGTTGCATATATGTAAAAGGTTTCAAGGAAGTGAAGAGTGGATGCTGTGGTAGCGGAGCTTATCGGGGAAATTATACCTGTGGAGGGAAGAGAGGAGACGCCGCCTATGAATTATGTGATAATCCTGAGGAACACTTCTTTTTTGACTCTTACCATCCATCTGAAACAGCCTACCATCAATTCGCTGAGTTGATGTGGAATGGACCTCCCAGTGTTACGGGACCGTGTAGTCTCAAGTCGCTCTTTGAAGTTTGAGCTCACCAGTTCAGCAAAGATAAGAGCAAAAGGCATCAGAACCACTGAGCTAAGGCCACCACCAAAgttggtggggtgggaggtcaGGGGATCAAACCTGCCTCCTCCCACTATTGGCCATAAAATATGATGAGACGGGTGCGTCGTGCATTTGTTTGGGTCGATAGGTGGTTCAAACCTTCCCTTCCCGTAACATAGAATAATTGTAAGTCTATcgtatcgacaaaaaaaaaaaaaaatccaagaagCATCAGAAactggtcaatttttttttttttacgcgACGTTCCTGATCAACCAAGTTACTTTATAGGCTTACAGCATCCGAGGGCGGGGAGGAAAACATGAATTGGCTTTACAAATCAGCCGATAAGAGTTAAAATTGAAGCTTGCCCTTCGGTTTTTGGAGGCCCAAAAAGAGTAGCTGTTCCAAGGTCCAAAGAAACTTGTCCTTGAAAGTCCATGAATCTATCCAAAAACATGCGCATGTTAATCACTGAATACCAAAATATACTCTGCAATGAAAATGTGGAAGTTATATGCGTGCCCTGAATTAATTCTTTGTCCATTGAAGCGATCAGAAGGCTTGATCCTACCAATCAACAAAGTAATTTGTTTGCGTATCATTCCATCATGCTATTGTTCCAGTAAAAAACCACTTTAAGTTTTAGCTGATATAACATCCATTGGTTTTgcctttaaaaaataaataaataaacatccaTTAGAGTTGTGAGagatagaaaaaaaattgtgttttgTTTTGGGCCCTTGAAGGGAATAGGAAATGGACATCGAAGAGAAAGGAAGTATGAGGTTCTCCCttgtaattaaaattttaaaaaaaaaaaaaaaaaaagaagcaagtaTGAGACGGCTGCAGAAAAGATGAACATGACCTTGGAAAATGAGCAACATCaaagaaatttttctttttccttattttcccaCTAGCGAGTAAACTAATTTTATTTCCCTTTTTAGCAATACACAATTTCCTAACACTAAGTTCATGATAATTTAAGAGCAGTAACTTGAGTTTCTGTTTTGGTATTTCTTGTCATCATCCCTCATGATCTAATTCTA encodes:
- the LOC113742792 gene encoding GDSL lipase-like isoform X2 codes for the protein MGNSCINQLRFLIFLIASLAGAYQSYGFHHLSPKPRVPLFVFGDSLYDPGNNNYINTTPDFLANFLPYGETFFEFATGRFSDGRLIPDFIAKYAKLPLIPPYFQSSYRQFVYGVNFASGGGGALVETHEGKAIDLKTQLRYFKNVEKQLRRELGKEGTDQLLANAVYMFSIGGNDLLAPNPIFSSFSTEEYVGIIVGNFTEVLKEVYKAGGRKFGFLSLLPLGCLPYVRAHNAEGNGETCVKDLTDLAKSYNAALAQKFKQLRKQLKGFIYSNFDFFNAVTQRLSNPSKFQGSEEWMLW
- the LOC113742792 gene encoding GDSL lipase-like isoform X1; protein product: MGNSCINQLRFLIFLIASLAGAYQSYGFHHLSPKPRVPLFVFGDSLYDPGNNNYINTTPDFLANFLPYGETFFEFATGRFSDGRLIPDFIAKYAKLPLIPPYFQSSYRQFVYGVNFASGGGGALVETHEGKAIDLKTQLRYFKNVEKQLRRELGKEGTDQLLANAVYMFSIGGNDLLAPNPIFSSFSTEEYVGIIVGNFTEVLKEVYKAGGRKFGFLSLLPLGCLPYVRAHNAEGNGETCVKDLTDLAKSYNAALAQKFKQLRKQLKGFIYSNFDFFNAVTQRLSNPSKYGFKEVKSGCCGSGAYRGNYTCGGKRGDAAYELCDNPEEHFFFDSYHPSETAYHQFAELMWNGPPSVTGPCSLKSLFEV